One stretch of Siphonobacter curvatus DNA includes these proteins:
- a CDS encoding glycoside hydrolase family 43 protein: MIRSFILLCLLCSSKLLFAQAQNPVIFADVPDLSMIRVGDTYYMSSTTMHMSPGLPLMKSKDLINWQLIGYAYDRLGEMDELNLTNGKSTYGRGSWASSLRYHKGTYYVTTFAQTTGKTYIYSTQNIEKGPWKEVSFKPSYHDHSLFFDDDGRVYMIYGGGKLKLIELSADLSGVKPGTTEQVIIENASTPSGTAGGLPAEGSQLFKVKGKYYLFNITWPKGSMRTVVIHRADKITGPWEGKVGLQDLGVAQGGLIDTPDGKWYAYLFRDFGGVGRIPYLVPVTWENGWPVLGENGKVPEKLPLSASKGLIPGIVASDEFSRKKGEPDLPLVWQWNHNPEPKLWSLSERKGFLRLQTGRVDTSFTQARNTLTQRTIGPESSGTTALDVSQMKDGDFAGLSLLQKEYGLVGVKVTQGKPSVVMVKMVAGKPIELQNIPLNQNMIYLKAECDFRDRKDTAHFFYSLDNKTWTRMGEPLKMPYTIPHFMGYRFGLFNYATQQTGGYADFDYFRISDTLTQP, translated from the coding sequence ATGATAAGAAGCTTTATATTGCTGTGTCTGCTTTGCTCTAGTAAGCTTTTATTCGCCCAGGCCCAAAACCCGGTCATCTTTGCGGATGTACCGGATCTTTCCATGATTCGGGTAGGGGATACGTATTACATGAGTAGTACCACTATGCACATGAGTCCGGGCTTGCCCCTGATGAAGTCCAAGGATTTAATCAACTGGCAGCTGATAGGTTACGCGTATGATCGATTGGGGGAGATGGATGAACTGAATCTGACCAACGGCAAGAGTACTTACGGCCGAGGTTCCTGGGCCAGTAGCCTGCGGTACCACAAGGGTACGTACTACGTCACGACGTTCGCTCAGACTACGGGTAAAACCTACATCTATTCCACCCAAAACATTGAAAAAGGTCCCTGGAAAGAAGTTTCGTTTAAGCCTTCGTATCACGATCACAGTTTGTTTTTTGACGATGACGGTCGGGTCTATATGATCTACGGTGGCGGCAAACTCAAGCTGATCGAACTCTCCGCCGATCTTTCCGGCGTGAAGCCCGGTACTACCGAACAGGTGATCATTGAGAATGCCAGTACTCCCTCAGGTACGGCAGGGGGACTGCCCGCTGAAGGATCACAGTTATTCAAAGTGAAGGGCAAGTACTACCTCTTCAACATCACGTGGCCCAAGGGAAGTATGCGTACGGTTGTGATTCACCGGGCGGATAAAATTACGGGTCCCTGGGAAGGCAAAGTCGGCTTACAGGATTTGGGCGTAGCTCAGGGTGGCCTGATTGATACGCCTGATGGAAAGTGGTACGCTTATCTGTTCCGGGATTTTGGTGGGGTAGGACGGATTCCGTATCTGGTTCCGGTTACTTGGGAAAACGGCTGGCCGGTATTGGGCGAAAACGGCAAAGTGCCCGAAAAGCTGCCCTTGTCCGCGAGCAAAGGACTAATTCCGGGAATTGTTGCTTCCGATGAGTTCAGCCGTAAAAAGGGCGAACCGGACTTGCCGCTGGTTTGGCAATGGAATCATAATCCCGAACCGAAGCTGTGGTCACTCAGCGAACGCAAAGGATTTTTACGACTCCAGACGGGTCGCGTAGACACCTCCTTCACGCAAGCCCGTAACACTCTCACCCAACGTACCATCGGACCGGAATCATCAGGGACTACTGCCCTGGATGTATCGCAGATGAAAGACGGTGATTTCGCTGGGTTAAGCCTGTTACAAAAAGAGTATGGCTTGGTGGGCGTGAAGGTTACGCAGGGTAAGCCCTCCGTAGTAATGGTGAAAATGGTGGCTGGGAAACCCATAGAGTTACAAAACATTCCGCTGAATCAGAACATGATTTATTTGAAAGCAGAATGCGATTTCCGGGACCGGAAGGATACGGCCCACTTCTTCTACAGCCTCGACAACAAAACCTGGACGCGTATGGGTGAACCGCTCAAAATGCCCTACACCATTCCACACTTTATGGGCTACCGTTTTGGCCTGTTCAATTACGCCACGCAACAGACGGGCGGTTACGCTGATTTCGACTACTTCCGCATCAGTGATACGCTTACGCAACCCTAG
- a CDS encoding esterase, whose amino-acid sequence MKNHYLMPRLSRWLFSGLLLSLVGIARAQPPRGPLVVSPEVHADHTVTFRYLAPTAREVKLSGQFEKSAVSLTKNEQGIWSVTVGPVKPDIYPYSFQVDGVTVMDPANVAFFPNERFKASLVDVPGDTPLIHALKDVPHGTVSYEYYPSVEGTTGSLVVYTPPGYDQNPTKKYPVYYLISGTTDTEETFYKVGRTNLILDNLLAEGKTKPMIIVMPYGNIAARITEQKGGAKPADPVVRDDADAVNRANAFGDDLIQNIIPYIEKNYRTLANRENRAIGGFSRGGGQTLRAAFGHMDTFAWVCAYSSYLSPAEMERSYRTIASNPAQTNKQLKLLWVSVGSDDFLYKGTLEFMDYLKAKNVNFKSRITDGGHTWMNVKKYVAETAPLLFQ is encoded by the coding sequence ATGAAAAATCATTACCTGATGCCCCGTCTGAGCCGATGGTTGTTCAGCGGATTGTTGCTAAGCCTGGTCGGCATTGCCCGGGCCCAGCCACCGAGGGGACCGCTGGTGGTATCCCCCGAGGTTCATGCGGATCACACCGTTACGTTTCGGTATCTGGCCCCAACGGCCCGGGAGGTAAAGCTGAGCGGACAGTTTGAAAAGTCGGCCGTTTCCCTGACGAAAAATGAACAGGGCATTTGGAGCGTGACGGTAGGTCCGGTGAAGCCTGACATCTATCCGTACAGCTTTCAGGTTGATGGTGTAACCGTTATGGATCCGGCCAATGTGGCCTTTTTTCCGAACGAGCGTTTCAAGGCCAGTCTGGTCGATGTACCGGGCGATACGCCGTTGATTCATGCCCTGAAAGACGTACCGCATGGAACGGTGTCGTACGAATATTATCCTTCAGTCGAAGGTACAACGGGCTCGCTGGTTGTGTACACGCCACCGGGATACGATCAGAATCCCACTAAAAAATACCCCGTATACTACCTCATCAGCGGTACCACGGATACGGAAGAAACTTTCTACAAAGTGGGTCGGACGAATCTGATTCTGGATAACCTGCTGGCCGAGGGGAAAACGAAACCAATGATCATCGTGATGCCCTACGGGAACATCGCCGCCCGGATAACCGAACAGAAGGGTGGGGCTAAACCTGCCGATCCCGTCGTACGCGACGATGCCGATGCCGTGAATCGGGCGAATGCCTTTGGCGACGATCTGATCCAGAACATCATTCCCTACATCGAGAAAAATTATCGTACGCTGGCCAATCGGGAAAACCGGGCCATCGGTGGCTTCTCACGGGGTGGGGGACAAACCCTCCGGGCCGCCTTTGGCCACATGGACACCTTTGCCTGGGTGTGTGCGTATAGTTCGTATCTCTCGCCCGCCGAAATGGAGCGTAGTTATCGGACCATTGCCAGTAACCCAGCCCAAACCAACAAGCAACTGAAACTACTGTGGGTAAGCGTGGGGAGCGATGATTTTCTCTACAAAGGCACCCTCGAATTCATGGATTATCTGAAGGCGAAAAACGTAAACTTCAAAAGCCGGATTACGGATGGGGGACACACCTGGATGAATGTCAAGAAATATGTGGCAGAAACCGCTCCCTTACTCTTTCAATAG
- a CDS encoding sialate O-acetylesterase gives MKKIGMLWFLCCIAFGHEHVFAQDPNFHIYLCLGQSNMEGPAAIESQDTTVSTRFQLLATVDCPQLGRTQGNWYPAKPPLFRCNTRLSPADYFGRTLIAHLPDSIRVGVVPVAVGGSKIEIFDKVQYRAYLDSSATERPWMINMANAYGGNPYERLLTMARLAQKQGVIKGILLHQGESNTGDKAWPGKVQKVYADLLKDLGLAPDSVPLLAGEVVNQDQDGKCASMNAIIATLPQTIPKAYVISSAGLPAVPDKLHFTSQSIRELGKRYAVRMLSLQGFEVKE, from the coding sequence ATGAAAAAGATTGGTATGCTTTGGTTTCTATGCTGCATCGCGTTCGGTCATGAACACGTGTTTGCCCAGGACCCTAACTTTCATATTTACCTCTGCCTCGGCCAGTCGAACATGGAAGGACCCGCTGCAATCGAGTCTCAGGATACGACGGTCAGTACTCGGTTTCAACTACTGGCTACGGTGGATTGCCCGCAGTTGGGACGGACCCAAGGCAACTGGTACCCGGCTAAACCACCCCTGTTTCGGTGTAATACCCGTCTGTCACCGGCCGACTATTTTGGCCGTACACTGATCGCTCATTTACCTGACTCGATACGGGTGGGTGTCGTACCGGTAGCGGTGGGAGGTAGTAAGATCGAGATTTTCGATAAAGTTCAGTATCGGGCCTATCTGGACTCTTCAGCCACGGAAAGACCCTGGATGATCAATATGGCGAATGCGTACGGCGGCAACCCCTACGAACGACTGCTGACCATGGCTCGACTGGCCCAGAAACAGGGAGTGATTAAAGGAATTTTGCTCCATCAGGGGGAGTCTAATACGGGTGATAAGGCCTGGCCAGGTAAAGTACAGAAAGTATACGCTGACTTGCTGAAAGATCTCGGCCTAGCCCCGGATTCAGTACCCTTACTTGCGGGCGAAGTGGTCAATCAGGATCAGGATGGCAAATGTGCCAGCATGAATGCCATCATAGCTACGCTACCCCAAACGATTCCAAAGGCCTACGTCATTTCCTCGGCAGGCCTCCCGGCGGTTCCGGATAAACTCCATTTTACTTCCCAAAGCATCCGAGAATTAGGCAAGCGATACGCCGTGCGGATGCTGTCGTTGCAAGGGTTTGAGGTGAAGGAATAA
- a CDS encoding alpha/beta hydrolase, translating into MKKVIYLLFVLLGSSLAGMAQRPPVISSPDVHPDHRVTFRYFSRNAKKVTLNGEFLAAPVAMTRDTAGIWSVTVPAVKPDVYPYSFSVDSVQIADPNNTYIFANERFKRSIVDVPGDQPLIHSLQKVPHGKISYRYYPSATLGRTRNVLIYTPPGFDPNGKTKYPVLYLIHGGSDTEETWTKVGRAHWIADNLIAQGKAKPMVIVMPYGNVRPSPMADFTKDLVNDIIPFVEANYPVHKDSKNRAVAGFSVGGGQTLNIGLTNPDKFAYVCSYAPYTATEEFAKNFTNWSPNAEQMNKQLKLFTISVGTDDFLYEPVKQNIAMFQSKKLNLTPIIVPGGHTWMNCKLYLAQTLPQLFK; encoded by the coding sequence ATGAAAAAAGTCATCTATCTTCTGTTCGTACTGCTGGGATCGAGTTTGGCCGGAATGGCTCAGCGTCCGCCCGTTATTAGTTCTCCCGACGTACATCCCGATCATCGCGTCACGTTTCGCTATTTCTCCCGGAATGCTAAAAAAGTTACGTTAAACGGTGAATTCCTGGCAGCTCCCGTAGCGATGACCAGGGATACGGCCGGCATCTGGAGTGTAACCGTACCCGCGGTGAAGCCTGACGTGTATCCCTATAGCTTTTCGGTCGATAGCGTTCAGATCGCCGATCCCAACAATACCTACATCTTTGCCAATGAACGCTTTAAGCGAAGCATCGTCGATGTACCGGGCGATCAGCCGCTGATTCATTCCTTACAAAAGGTACCCCACGGTAAAATCAGCTATCGGTACTATCCGTCGGCGACGCTCGGTCGAACGCGTAACGTACTGATTTATACGCCGCCGGGTTTCGATCCCAATGGTAAAACGAAGTACCCGGTCCTTTACCTGATTCACGGCGGTTCCGACACCGAAGAAACCTGGACGAAAGTGGGACGGGCTCACTGGATTGCTGATAACCTGATTGCCCAGGGTAAAGCAAAACCCATGGTGATTGTGATGCCCTACGGAAACGTCCGGCCCAGTCCTATGGCTGATTTTACCAAAGACCTGGTCAACGATATTATTCCATTCGTGGAAGCGAATTACCCCGTTCACAAAGACAGCAAAAACCGGGCGGTGGCGGGCTTTTCGGTGGGCGGTGGCCAAACCCTCAACATCGGGCTGACGAACCCCGACAAGTTCGCGTACGTGTGTTCCTATGCCCCGTACACGGCCACGGAAGAGTTTGCGAAAAACTTCACCAACTGGTCGCCCAATGCGGAGCAAATGAATAAACAATTGAAACTGTTTACCATTAGCGTGGGTACGGATGATTTTCTCTACGAACCCGTCAAACAGAACATTGCCATGTTTCAAAGTAAGAAGCTGAATCTGACGCCCATCATCGTTCCCGGTGGCCATACCTGGATGAACTGTAAGTTGTATCTCGCTCAAACCTTACCTCAACTGTTTAAATAA
- a CDS encoding glycoside hydrolase family 97 protein, with the protein MSFSFFSGKAQDGQILSPDKQLAVTVNPERATYQIRYKGELVLPDSKLGVIREDEDFSKNLSLIKVSSPRTVKDQYRSVNAKKSDISYTATERVWEIQTASGKKMNLIFRVSNDGVAFRYVFPETSAEVRKITAEATSFRFNEGTRSWLQPKTEAQTGFEHTNPSYEAHYTMDKPTGTPAPGKNGWIYPALFRYNNTWLLLTEADLGRGYCGTALQQESPNSEYKINFPQPAEVFTNGKATLNPESTLPWKTPWRILVIGDLKTVMESTLGTDLALPARPMKDSFIKPGKASWSWVLKKDDSTVYRVQKRYIDFAADLKWQYCLIDANWDQTIGYDSVQLLADYGKTKNVGVLLWYNSAGSWNTVKFTPKDKLLTHESRMQEFARLHRMGIKGIKIDFFGGDGQSMINYYQDILEDAATHELLVNFHGATLPRGLQRTYPNLMTAEAVFGYEMITFSQQAANQAPEHAVMCAMVRNAFDPMDFTPMNLYKIPRIKRATTSAFELATSVVFLSGIQHYAESPDGMAHVPTYVKDFLRTLPDYWEDVKFIDGYPGKHYVVARKKGNKWYVAGINGEKAEKKLELDLSFLKNKKATVIGSGEADKDASFQSQALALPASGKLPITLKANDGFVAVFE; encoded by the coding sequence TTGAGCTTTTCCTTTTTCTCGGGAAAAGCTCAGGACGGGCAAATCCTGAGTCCAGATAAGCAACTCGCCGTAACCGTTAATCCGGAGCGGGCAACGTATCAGATTCGCTACAAAGGCGAGCTCGTACTGCCCGATTCGAAACTGGGCGTCATTCGGGAGGATGAAGACTTTTCGAAGAATCTAAGCCTAATTAAGGTTTCTTCCCCGCGGACCGTGAAAGATCAGTATCGCAGCGTGAATGCGAAAAAGAGCGATATCTCCTACACCGCTACAGAACGCGTCTGGGAAATCCAGACGGCGTCGGGTAAGAAAATGAACCTGATCTTTAGAGTATCCAATGATGGGGTTGCTTTTCGTTACGTATTCCCTGAAACGTCGGCGGAAGTAAGGAAGATTACGGCCGAAGCTACCAGTTTCCGTTTTAACGAAGGAACGCGGTCTTGGCTGCAACCTAAAACGGAAGCTCAGACGGGTTTTGAACATACCAATCCCTCGTACGAAGCCCATTATACGATGGACAAGCCGACGGGAACGCCGGCTCCTGGTAAGAATGGCTGGATTTATCCGGCTCTTTTTCGGTACAACAACACCTGGCTGTTACTCACAGAAGCGGATTTAGGTAGAGGATATTGCGGTACTGCCTTACAACAGGAATCACCAAATAGTGAGTACAAGATTAACTTTCCGCAGCCCGCGGAAGTATTCACCAATGGGAAAGCGACGCTGAATCCCGAATCGACCCTTCCCTGGAAAACACCCTGGCGAATCTTAGTGATCGGTGATCTGAAAACGGTCATGGAATCAACGCTGGGTACGGATCTGGCTCTGCCCGCTCGCCCTATGAAGGATTCTTTCATCAAACCGGGAAAAGCTTCCTGGAGCTGGGTTTTGAAGAAAGATGACTCTACGGTGTATCGCGTACAAAAACGCTACATCGATTTTGCGGCGGATTTGAAGTGGCAGTACTGCCTGATCGATGCGAATTGGGACCAAACCATTGGTTACGATTCGGTACAACTGCTGGCCGATTACGGCAAAACCAAAAACGTTGGCGTATTACTCTGGTATAATTCAGCCGGTAGCTGGAATACGGTCAAATTTACCCCGAAGGACAAACTTTTGACCCATGAAAGCCGGATGCAGGAATTCGCCCGACTTCACCGAATGGGCATCAAAGGAATTAAAATCGATTTCTTTGGGGGCGATGGTCAATCCATGATCAACTACTACCAGGATATTCTGGAAGATGCGGCGACGCATGAATTACTGGTGAATTTTCACGGAGCAACCTTACCGCGGGGCCTACAACGGACCTACCCAAATCTGATGACGGCCGAAGCCGTTTTCGGTTACGAGATGATTACGTTTTCCCAACAGGCCGCGAACCAGGCTCCCGAACACGCGGTGATGTGTGCTATGGTTCGGAATGCGTTCGATCCGATGGATTTTACGCCCATGAACCTGTATAAGATTCCGCGCATCAAGCGGGCTACTACCTCGGCTTTTGAACTGGCTACGTCGGTCGTTTTTCTGTCTGGCATTCAGCATTATGCCGAAAGTCCGGATGGCATGGCCCATGTACCTACGTACGTCAAGGATTTTCTGCGGACGCTTCCGGATTACTGGGAAGATGTAAAATTCATTGATGGCTATCCCGGAAAACACTACGTCGTAGCCCGTAAGAAGGGAAACAAGTGGTACGTAGCCGGAATCAACGGCGAAAAGGCGGAGAAGAAATTGGAACTCGACTTGTCGTTTTTGAAAAATAAAAAAGCAACGGTCATTGGTTCGGGCGAGGCTGATAAAGACGCTTCCTTCCAGTCGCAAGCCCTGGCATTGCCGGCATCTGGGAAGTTACCGATTACGCTGAAAGCAAACGATGGTTTTGTGGCCGTATTTGAGTAA